One genomic segment of Streptomyces sp. TLI_146 includes these proteins:
- a CDS encoding serine/threonine-protein kinase: MLAGRYRLGDTIGRGGMGKVWRAHDEVLHRTVAVKELTAALYVAEADRVVLHARTQKEARAAARITHPGVVTVHDVLDHDNRPWIVMQYVDGPSLADAVKASETGRIEAREAARIGLHVLGALRAAHAAGVLHRDVKPGNVLLARDARVLLTDFGIAAIEGDATITRTGELVGSIDYLAPERVRGGQPGPASDLWSLGATLYTAVQGQSPFRRSSPISTMQAVVNEEPPPATHAGALAPVITALLRKEPEDRPSAEEAERMFLEAMEGREPKAAHEYVPTRQVSESELRAATAPVGTSGTVRTPAPEAVAPPPARPARRKRGRTVALVVALAAVLGGAAGLAALKYRDSGGDSGTTTTTQSPGVKPGKTPKSDASVPDGWKRVKDPAGFSLFVPEGWKRQMFGKETDYTPDNGRHYIRVSVGKPDFENPYTHQLDLEKTLKKRVPTYQRVMLKPNTFRDQVNSSLWEFTFVEKTRFPGRRHAIDQMYFADNGSVEYAIYMSGPESDWDTTREQFDTVLRGWRPPPN, from the coding sequence CTGCTGGCCGGGCGCTACCGGCTCGGCGACACCATCGGCCGGGGCGGCATGGGCAAGGTCTGGCGCGCCCACGACGAGGTCCTGCACCGCACGGTGGCCGTCAAGGAGCTGACCGCCGCGCTGTACGTGGCGGAGGCGGACCGCGTGGTGTTGCACGCGCGTACGCAGAAAGAGGCGCGGGCCGCGGCCCGCATCACCCACCCCGGCGTGGTCACCGTCCACGACGTGCTCGACCACGACAACCGCCCCTGGATCGTGATGCAGTACGTCGACGGGCCCTCGCTCGCCGACGCCGTGAAGGCCTCCGAGACCGGGCGGATCGAGGCCCGCGAGGCTGCCCGCATCGGACTGCACGTCCTGGGCGCGCTGCGCGCCGCGCACGCCGCGGGCGTGCTGCACCGCGACGTCAAGCCCGGCAACGTGCTGCTCGCCCGGGACGCGCGCGTGCTGCTCACGGACTTCGGGATCGCCGCCATCGAGGGCGACGCCACGATCACCCGGACCGGTGAACTCGTCGGCTCCATCGACTATCTGGCGCCCGAGCGGGTACGAGGAGGACAGCCCGGTCCCGCCTCCGACCTGTGGTCCCTCGGCGCCACGCTCTACACGGCCGTCCAGGGCCAGTCGCCCTTCCGCCGCTCCTCGCCCATCTCCACCATGCAGGCGGTGGTGAACGAGGAGCCGCCGCCCGCCACGCACGCGGGCGCGCTGGCGCCGGTGATCACCGCCCTGCTGCGCAAGGAGCCCGAGGACCGCCCCTCGGCCGAAGAGGCCGAGCGGATGTTCCTGGAGGCGATGGAGGGACGCGAGCCCAAGGCGGCGCACGAGTACGTGCCGACCCGTCAGGTCTCCGAGTCCGAACTGCGGGCGGCCACCGCCCCGGTGGGCACCTCCGGGACGGTCCGCACCCCCGCCCCCGAAGCGGTCGCGCCCCCTCCGGCGCGCCCCGCCCGGAGAAAGCGCGGGCGGACCGTCGCCCTGGTCGTCGCGCTGGCGGCCGTCCTCGGCGGCGCGGCGGGTCTGGCGGCCCTGAAGTACCGCGACAGCGGCGGTGACTCGGGGACCACCACCACGACCCAGTCGCCGGGCGTCAAGCCGGGCAAGACGCCCAAGAGCGACGCGTCCGTGCCCGACGGCTGGAAGCGGGTGAAGGACCCGGCCGGGTTCAGCCTCTTCGTGCCCGAGGGCTGGAAGCGCCAGATGTTCGGCAAGGAGACCGACTACACGCCGGACAACGGACGTCACTACATACGTGTCAGCGTCGGCAAGCCCGACTTCGAGAACCCGTACACGCACCAGCTGGACCTGGAGAAGACGCTCAAGAAGCGGGTGCCCACGTACCAGCGGGTGATGCTGAAGCCCAACACCTTCCGGGACCAGGTGAACTCCTCGCTCTGGGAGTTCACCTTTGTGGAGAAGACGCGCTTCCCGGGCAGGCGGCACGCGATCGACCAGATGTACTTCGCCGACAACGGCAGCGTCGAGTACGCGATCTACATGTCCGGGCCGGAGTCCGACTGGGACACCACCCGCGAGCAGTTCGACACGGTGCTGCGCGGCTGGCGGCCGCCGCCGAACTGA
- a CDS encoding serine/threonine-protein kinase — protein MPAPASDPRGGAAEDRLIAGRYRPTARLGRGGMGTVWRATDQLLNRQVAVKELHPDGGAPATAALREARAVAQFKHPHVIVVHDVVEQDGRSYIVMELVEGGSLADRLRGSGPVDAREAARIGIALLGALSTAHRQGVLHRDLKPANVLLEEGTGRVVLTDFGIAQLPGSTTISEEGAFVGSPEYTSPERMQGAAAGPESDLWSLGALLCAALSGESPFHRDSLGGVLHAVVFDEIRPPEAATPLLPVVRGLLERDPGRRLAADEAQELLRAYVATGSTPVAPRHYTPTERVAVAKPAGGSRTRTALIAAALVVLLGGAGATAAMLLSGDDEGGRAQAAAGGGATTATVTASGSASASASVEPGPPGPTVTVTRAGEPVPVGTAPVGYRHVRDPDGFGLTVPAGFVRTTDDRRVFYVSPDGAFRLGIRLQNAVSGGPLGVMRNAHANGPDTNPGYRGGKVVATTHQGHDAALWEFSWNGFTTREGPRHTYDECWDENGKMYDVWVSAPLARLDEAKRHFDTALDSFTPSA, from the coding sequence GTGCCCGCACCAGCCAGTGATCCGCGTGGTGGCGCGGCCGAGGACCGTCTCATCGCCGGACGTTACCGGCCGACGGCCCGGCTCGGCCGTGGCGGCATGGGCACCGTCTGGCGCGCCACCGACCAGCTCCTGAACCGCCAGGTCGCCGTCAAGGAGCTGCACCCCGACGGCGGCGCCCCCGCCACCGCCGCACTGCGCGAGGCCCGCGCCGTGGCGCAGTTCAAGCACCCGCACGTCATCGTCGTCCACGACGTCGTCGAGCAGGACGGGCGCTCGTACATCGTGATGGAGCTGGTCGAGGGCGGCTCGCTCGCCGACCGGCTGCGCGGCAGCGGCCCGGTCGACGCCCGCGAGGCGGCCCGCATCGGCATCGCGCTCCTCGGCGCGCTCAGCACCGCGCACCGCCAGGGCGTGCTCCACCGCGACCTCAAGCCCGCCAACGTCCTCCTGGAGGAGGGCACCGGCCGGGTCGTCCTCACCGACTTCGGCATCGCGCAGCTGCCGGGCTCCACCACGATCAGCGAGGAAGGGGCGTTCGTCGGCTCGCCCGAGTACACCTCGCCGGAGCGGATGCAGGGCGCCGCCGCCGGGCCCGAGTCCGATCTGTGGTCGCTCGGCGCGCTGCTGTGCGCCGCCCTGAGCGGCGAATCACCCTTCCACCGGGACTCGTTGGGCGGGGTGCTGCACGCGGTGGTCTTCGACGAGATCCGCCCGCCCGAGGCCGCCACCCCGCTGCTGCCGGTGGTGCGCGGCCTCCTGGAGCGCGACCCCGGGCGCAGGCTCGCCGCCGACGAGGCGCAGGAGCTGCTGCGCGCGTACGTGGCGACCGGGTCCACTCCCGTCGCGCCCCGGCACTACACGCCCACCGAGCGGGTCGCCGTGGCGAAGCCGGCGGGCGGCTCCCGGACCAGGACCGCGCTGATCGCGGCCGCCCTGGTCGTCCTCCTCGGCGGCGCGGGCGCGACCGCCGCGATGCTGCTCAGCGGCGACGACGAGGGCGGACGGGCGCAGGCCGCAGCGGGCGGCGGCGCCACCACGGCGACAGTCACCGCGTCGGGGTCCGCCTCCGCCTCCGCCTCGGTGGAGCCGGGCCCGCCCGGCCCCACGGTGACGGTCACCCGGGCCGGCGAGCCCGTCCCGGTGGGCACGGCACCCGTCGGGTACCGGCATGTGCGCGACCCCGACGGCTTCGGCCTCACGGTCCCGGCGGGCTTCGTCCGTACCACCGACGACCGACGCGTCTTCTATGTGTCGCCGGACGGGGCCTTCCGGCTCGGCATCCGGCTGCAGAACGCCGTCTCCGGCGGCCCGCTGGGCGTGATGCGCAACGCCCACGCCAACGGGCCCGACACCAACCCCGGTTACCGGGGCGGCAAGGTCGTCGCCACCACCCACCAGGGCCATGACGCGGCGCTGTGGGAGTTCAGCTGGAACGGCTTCACCACCCGCGAGGGCCCCCGGCACACCTACGACGAGTGCTGGGACGAGAACGGGAAGATGTACGACGTGTGGGTCTCGGCGCCGCTGGCCCGGCTCGACGAGGCCAAGCGGCACTTCGACACGGCACTCGACTCCTTCACGCCGTCGGCCTGA
- a CDS encoding serine/threonine-protein kinase, with product MTNDGGRANEPTSYGLRPPRPGPQQPPVPEQPAVPRQYEPTQEVGGDARPESGAGRLLGGRYRLVDRLGHGGMGTVWRAHDEVVDREVAVKEPRVPDHLGERERNTVHLRMQREARAAARIDHPSVVTMHDVVVEDGKPWIVMELVRGHSLADRLQEGTLDVREAARIGLAVLGALSAAHEAGVLHRDVKPANVLLGRGDRVVLTDFGIAQVEGEQGLTETGAFVGSPEYIAPERVLGQRPGPESDLWSLGVVLYAAVEGVSPYRRSNTPATLQAVLSAEPQIPARGSGAFGTLVMQLLRKDPAARPGPAEIRQTLESVAHPAPASLAATRLLADAGAAEGLRAWVPPVLARSRRARYGLGGGALAVAAALVLVLVQPFRSEGLPSGWQVRPENEVLNADVAVPGDYRRVQSDKTDALWYYDPSGIFEIDFWRTDTDSDKEAIGGSAAAWEAHYKEGGDQKTEMRDAEVDSSAVKFQGKDATELVTDFTPYSTSTSVVDPYRFTYYELLVPGKGSVYWRMRVKAPADGQAAKDGAKLFAQVRDGLKIRDL from the coding sequence ATGACGAACGATGGGGGACGGGCGAACGAGCCCACCAGTTACGGCCTCCGGCCGCCGCGGCCCGGACCGCAGCAGCCGCCGGTGCCGGAGCAGCCGGCCGTACCGCGGCAGTACGAGCCGACGCAGGAGGTCGGCGGGGACGCGCGGCCGGAGTCGGGCGCCGGCCGGCTGCTCGGCGGCCGCTACCGGCTCGTCGACCGCCTCGGCCACGGCGGCATGGGCACGGTCTGGCGGGCCCACGACGAGGTGGTGGACCGTGAGGTGGCGGTCAAGGAGCCGCGCGTTCCGGACCACTTGGGCGAGCGCGAGCGGAACACGGTCCATCTGCGGATGCAGCGCGAGGCGCGGGCCGCCGCCCGGATCGACCACCCCTCCGTGGTCACCATGCACGACGTGGTCGTCGAGGACGGCAAGCCGTGGATCGTCATGGAGCTGGTGCGCGGCCACTCGCTGGCCGACCGGCTCCAGGAGGGCACCCTCGACGTGCGCGAGGCGGCCCGGATCGGGCTCGCGGTGCTCGGCGCGCTCTCCGCGGCGCACGAGGCGGGCGTCCTGCACCGCGATGTGAAGCCCGCCAACGTCCTGCTGGGGCGCGGCGACCGGGTCGTGCTCACCGACTTCGGCATCGCCCAGGTCGAGGGCGAGCAGGGCCTCACCGAGACGGGCGCCTTCGTCGGCTCGCCCGAATACATCGCCCCGGAGCGGGTGCTCGGCCAGCGGCCGGGCCCGGAGTCCGACCTCTGGTCGCTCGGCGTGGTGCTGTACGCGGCGGTCGAGGGCGTCTCCCCGTACCGGCGCAGCAACACCCCCGCCACCCTCCAGGCGGTCCTGTCCGCCGAGCCGCAGATACCGGCCAGGGGTTCGGGCGCGTTCGGCACGCTGGTGATGCAACTGCTGCGCAAGGACCCGGCGGCGCGGCCGGGACCGGCCGAGATCCGCCAGACCCTGGAGTCGGTCGCCCACCCGGCGCCCGCCTCGCTCGCCGCGACCCGGCTGCTCGCCGACGCGGGCGCGGCCGAGGGGCTGCGCGCCTGGGTCCCGCCGGTGCTCGCCCGCAGCCGGCGCGCCCGGTACGGGCTGGGCGGCGGGGCGCTGGCGGTGGCGGCGGCGCTGGTGCTGGTGCTCGTCCAGCCCTTCCGCAGCGAGGGACTCCCGTCCGGCTGGCAGGTGCGGCCGGAGAACGAGGTGCTCAACGCGGATGTGGCGGTGCCCGGCGACTACCGGCGGGTGCAGTCCGACAAGACGGACGCGCTCTGGTACTACGACCCCAGCGGGATCTTCGAGATCGACTTCTGGCGCACCGACACCGACAGCGACAAGGAGGCGATCGGGGGCTCGGCCGCCGCCTGGGAGGCGCACTACAAGGAGGGCGGCGACCAGAAGACGGAGATGCGGGACGCCGAGGTGGACTCCAGTGCCGTCAAGTTCCAGGGCAAGGACGCCACCGAGCTGGTCACCGACTTCACCCCGTACAGCACGTCGACGAGCGTCGTCGACCCGTACCGCTTCACGTACTACGAGCTGCTCGTCCCCGGGAAGGGCTCGGTCTACTGGAGGATGCGGGTCAAGGCACCCGCCGACGGGCAGGCCGCGAAGGACGGCGCGAAGCTGTTCGCACAGGTGCGTGACGGGCTCAAGATCCGTGACCTATAA
- a CDS encoding succinic semialdehyde dehydrogenase, which translates to MTDSQATPTSTRTNPVAAAPAGARTAADVVTPEVVAKLTRGVAGSGRTANHTPFTGEKLADLPESTPDDVAGAFARARAAQPAWAAVPARERAAVLLRFHDLVLDRQAEVLDLIQLETGKARLHAHEEVQAVAVAARHYGRKAPAYLRPKRHTGVVPTLTKVTELRQPRGVVGQIAPWNYPFELSVGDALPAFVSGNAVVMKPDTETALTALWARDLLIEAGLPAELFQVVLGEGPVVGPEVVKHADYVSFTGSTRTGREVAQGAAARLVGVSLELGGKNAMLVLRDADVEKAAAGAVRACFSSAGQLCISIERLYVHESVADDFVERFAARTKAMRLGNSLAYGADMGSLVGKAQLETVTRHVEEAVAKGARLVAGGVARPDIGPLFYEPTILDGVEAPMAVCTEETFGPVVSIYRFTDEDEAVEAANATPYGLNSSVWTTDSKRGHEVAARLRTGTVNINEGYAPAYGSVQSPMGGMKDSGLGRRHGSEGILKYTEAQTVAQQRILPLAPSFGMDDEKYAAFMSRSLKAMKALRLR; encoded by the coding sequence ATGACGGACTCGCAGGCCACGCCCACCAGCACCCGTACGAACCCGGTCGCCGCCGCCCCGGCGGGCGCCCGCACCGCCGCCGATGTGGTCACCCCGGAGGTGGTCGCCAAGCTCACCCGGGGAGTGGCCGGCTCCGGTCGTACGGCCAACCACACGCCGTTCACCGGCGAGAAGCTGGCGGACCTGCCCGAGTCCACGCCCGACGACGTCGCCGGGGCCTTCGCGCGGGCCCGCGCCGCCCAGCCCGCCTGGGCGGCGGTCCCGGCACGCGAGCGTGCCGCCGTGCTGCTGCGCTTCCACGACCTGGTCCTGGACCGCCAGGCCGAGGTCCTCGACCTCATCCAGCTGGAGACCGGCAAGGCCCGTCTGCACGCGCACGAGGAGGTCCAGGCCGTCGCCGTGGCCGCGCGCCACTACGGCCGCAAGGCGCCCGCGTATCTGCGCCCCAAGCGGCACACCGGAGTGGTGCCGACCCTCACCAAGGTCACCGAACTGCGCCAGCCGCGCGGGGTGGTGGGGCAGATCGCGCCCTGGAACTACCCGTTCGAGCTGTCCGTCGGCGACGCGCTGCCCGCCTTCGTCTCCGGCAACGCGGTGGTGATGAAGCCCGACACCGAGACCGCGCTCACCGCGCTGTGGGCCCGTGACCTGCTCATCGAGGCGGGGCTGCCCGCCGAGCTGTTCCAGGTGGTGCTGGGCGAGGGCCCGGTGGTCGGCCCCGAGGTCGTCAAGCACGCCGACTACGTCTCCTTCACCGGCTCCACCCGCACCGGCCGCGAGGTCGCCCAGGGCGCCGCGGCCCGACTGGTCGGCGTCTCGCTGGAGTTGGGCGGCAAGAACGCGATGCTGGTGCTGCGCGACGCCGACGTGGAGAAGGCGGCCGCGGGCGCGGTCCGCGCCTGCTTCTCCTCGGCGGGCCAGCTCTGCATCTCCATCGAGCGGCTGTACGTCCACGAGTCGGTCGCGGACGACTTCGTGGAGCGGTTCGCCGCCCGTACGAAGGCGATGCGGCTCGGCAACTCCCTCGCGTACGGCGCCGACATGGGCTCGCTGGTCGGCAAGGCCCAGCTGGAGACGGTGACCCGGCACGTCGAGGAGGCCGTCGCCAAGGGCGCCCGGTTGGTCGCGGGCGGCGTCGCCCGCCCCGACATCGGCCCGCTCTTCTACGAGCCGACGATCCTGGACGGCGTCGAGGCCCCGATGGCCGTCTGCACCGAGGAGACCTTCGGCCCGGTCGTCTCGATCTACCGGTTCACCGACGAGGACGAGGCGGTCGAGGCCGCCAACGCGACCCCGTACGGCCTCAACTCCTCGGTCTGGACGACGGATTCCAAGCGCGGCCACGAGGTCGCCGCCCGGCTGCGCACCGGCACGGTCAACATCAACGAGGGGTACGCCCCGGCGTACGGCAGCGTCCAGTCGCCGATGGGCGGCATGAAGGACTCCGGCCTCGGCCGCCGCCACGGCTCCGAGGGCATCCTCAAGTACACCGAGGCGCAGACCGTCGCCCAGCAGCGGATCCTGCCGCTCGCGCCGTCCTTCGGGATGGACGACGAGAAGTACGCCGCGTTCATGAGCCGCAGCCTCAAGGCGATGAAGGCCCTGCGCCTGCGCTGA
- a CDS encoding GMC oxidoreductase, which translates to MPQETRARNEEPQPDDEAAYDYDVLVVGSGFGGSVTALRLTEKGYRVGVLEAGRRFTPATLPKNSWDIKNYLWAPRLGMYGIQRIHLLGNVMVLAGAGVGGGSLNYANTLYVPPKQFFDDPQWKDITDWQEELAPYYEQAKRMLGVRLNPTMTPSDVHLKAAAQRMGVGDTFHMAPVGVFFGDGQDADGTAKAKPGESVADPYFGGAGPARKACTECGECMTGCRHGAKNTLNENYLYLAEKAGAVVHPMTTVVSVTDDSQGGYAVATLPTDNRRKDAGRLFKARRVVIAAGTYGTQTLLHRMRSGGQLPYLSKRLGELTRTNSEALVGAQTDNRRYRKAHGAAKADFTRGVAITSSVHPDENTHIEPVRYGRGSNAMGGMSILQVPYAEGSSLALGWLANAVKHPTLLARSLSNRRWSERTIIGLVMQSLDNSLTTYLKPDGVGKGLLTARQGHGAPNPKQIRAASEAATALAAEINGFAGSNVGELMGTPLTAHFLGGCPIGASADEGVIDPYHRLYGHPGISVVDGAAVSANLGVNPSLTITAQAERAMSLWPNKGEADPRPAQGRPYVRVEAVAPKAPAVPADAFGALRLPFLGMPAVPPKNAE; encoded by the coding sequence ATGCCCCAGGAGACGCGCGCCCGGAACGAGGAACCCCAGCCGGACGACGAAGCGGCCTACGACTACGACGTCCTGGTCGTCGGCTCCGGATTCGGCGGCTCGGTGACGGCCCTGCGCCTGACCGAGAAGGGCTACCGGGTGGGCGTCCTGGAGGCGGGCCGCCGCTTCACGCCCGCCACGCTGCCCAAGAACTCCTGGGACATCAAGAACTACCTCTGGGCGCCCAGGCTGGGGATGTACGGGATCCAGCGCATCCATCTGCTCGGCAACGTGATGGTGCTCGCGGGCGCGGGCGTCGGCGGCGGGTCGCTGAACTACGCCAACACCCTCTACGTACCGCCGAAGCAGTTCTTCGACGACCCGCAGTGGAAGGACATCACCGACTGGCAGGAGGAGCTGGCCCCGTACTACGAGCAGGCCAAGCGCATGCTCGGGGTCCGGCTCAACCCGACCATGACGCCCTCCGACGTCCACCTCAAGGCGGCCGCGCAGCGGATGGGCGTGGGCGACACCTTCCACATGGCGCCGGTCGGGGTGTTCTTCGGCGACGGGCAGGACGCGGACGGCACGGCGAAGGCGAAGCCGGGGGAGTCGGTCGCCGACCCGTACTTCGGCGGGGCGGGCCCGGCCCGCAAGGCGTGCACCGAGTGCGGCGAGTGCATGACGGGCTGCCGCCACGGCGCGAAGAACACCCTCAACGAGAACTACCTGTACCTCGCCGAGAAGGCGGGCGCGGTGGTGCACCCCATGACGACGGTCGTCTCGGTCACCGACGACTCGCAGGGCGGGTACGCGGTCGCCACGCTGCCCACCGACAACCGCAGGAAGGACGCGGGGCGCCTCTTCAAGGCGCGGCGCGTGGTCATCGCGGCCGGGACCTACGGCACCCAGACCCTGCTGCACCGCATGCGCTCCGGCGGCCAGCTCCCGTACCTCTCCAAGCGGCTCGGTGAGCTGACCCGCACCAACTCCGAGGCGCTGGTGGGGGCGCAGACCGACAACCGCCGCTACCGCAAGGCGCACGGCGCCGCCAAGGCCGACTTCACCCGTGGCGTCGCCATCACGTCCTCGGTCCACCCCGACGAGAACACCCACATCGAGCCGGTCCGCTACGGGCGGGGCTCGAACGCGATGGGCGGCATGTCGATCCTCCAGGTGCCGTACGCGGAGGGCTCCTCCCTGGCGCTCGGCTGGCTGGCGAACGCGGTCAAGCACCCGACGCTGCTGGCCCGTTCGCTCAGCAACCGCCGCTGGTCGGAGCGGACCATCATCGGCCTGGTGATGCAGTCGCTCGACAACTCGCTGACGACGTATCTGAAGCCGGACGGCGTCGGCAAGGGCCTGCTCACCGCCCGCCAGGGCCACGGCGCGCCCAACCCGAAGCAGATCCGGGCGGCCTCCGAGGCGGCGACCGCGCTGGCCGCCGAGATCAACGGCTTCGCCGGTTCGAACGTCGGCGAGCTGATGGGCACCCCGCTGACCGCGCACTTCCTGGGCGGCTGCCCGATCGGGGCATCGGCCGACGAGGGCGTGATCGACCCGTACCACCGCCTCTACGGGCACCCGGGGATCTCGGTGGTCGACGGCGCGGCCGTCTCGGCGAACCTGGGCGTGAACCCGTCGCTGACGATCACCGCACAGGCCGAGCGGGCGATGTCGCTGTGGCCGAACAAGGGCGAGGCCGACCCGCGCCCGGCCCAGGGCCGGCCCTACGTACGGGTCGAGGCCGTGGCACCGAAGGCTCCGGCGGTCCCGGCGGACGCGTTCGGCGCGCTGCGGCTGCCGTTCCTGGGGATGCCGGCGGTCCCGCCGAAGAACGCCGAGTAG
- a CDS encoding chorismate mutase: MTTTQTSAAVAASGARTDEAATLITGARERIDALDDRIIGLIQERMAVSAVIQESRIASGGRRVNLNREMEVLAHYRDALGKPGTALAMTMLELCRGLI; encoded by the coding sequence ATGACCACCACCCAGACATCAGCGGCTGTCGCCGCGAGCGGCGCCCGTACCGACGAGGCCGCCACCCTGATCACCGGCGCCCGGGAGCGCATCGACGCGCTCGACGACCGCATCATCGGTCTGATCCAGGAACGGATGGCCGTCTCGGCCGTCATCCAGGAGTCCCGGATCGCCTCCGGTGGGCGCCGGGTGAACCTGAACCGCGAGATGGAGGTCCTCGCCCACTACCGCGACGCGCTGGGCAAGCCCGGCACCGCGCTCGCGATGACGATGCTGGAGCTGTGCCGGGGCCTGATCTGA
- the guaA gene encoding glutamine-hydrolyzing GMP synthase — MSSASPAAAPAPNPDVVLVVDFGAQYAQLIARRVREARVYSEIVPSTMPVAEMLAKNPKAIILSGGPSSVYAEGAPRLDRALFEAGVPVFGMCYGFQLMAQTLGGTVDDNGAREYGRTPLHVSKVGSTLFEGTPAEQSVWMSHGDACSAAPEGFTVTASTDVVPVAAFENDEKKLYGVQYHPEVLHSTHGQQILEHFLYRGAGIEPNWTTHNVVEEQIALIREQVGTKRAICGLSGGVDSAVAAALVQKAIGSQLTCVYVDHGLMRKGETEQVEKDFVAATGVQLKVVDAQERFLTALAGVSDPETKRKIIGREFIRVFEQAQLEILQEDGPEVAFLVQGTLYPDVVESGGGTGTANIKSHHNVGGLPDDIEFELVEPLRKLFKDEVRMVGQELGLPEEIVQRQPFPGPGLGIRIVGEVTKDRLDLLREADAIAREELTAAGLDREIWQCPVVLLADVRSVGVQGDGRTYGHPIVLRPVSSEDAMTADWTRMPYDVLAKISTRITNEVPDVNRVVLDVTSKPPGTIEWE; from the coding sequence GTGTCATCAGCGTCCCCAGCTGCCGCGCCCGCCCCCAACCCGGACGTAGTCCTCGTTGTCGACTTCGGCGCCCAGTACGCCCAGCTCATCGCCCGCCGCGTCCGTGAGGCCCGGGTCTACAGCGAGATCGTGCCCAGCACGATGCCCGTGGCCGAGATGCTGGCCAAGAACCCGAAGGCGATCATCCTGTCGGGCGGCCCGTCGTCCGTGTACGCGGAGGGCGCCCCGCGCCTGGACCGCGCGCTCTTCGAGGCCGGCGTCCCCGTCTTCGGCATGTGCTACGGCTTCCAGCTGATGGCCCAGACGCTCGGCGGCACGGTCGACGACAACGGCGCGCGCGAGTACGGGCGCACCCCGCTGCACGTCAGCAAGGTCGGCTCGACGCTCTTCGAGGGCACGCCCGCCGAGCAGTCGGTGTGGATGTCGCACGGCGACGCCTGCTCGGCCGCGCCCGAGGGCTTCACGGTCACCGCGTCCACGGACGTCGTACCGGTCGCGGCCTTCGAGAACGACGAGAAGAAGCTGTACGGCGTGCAGTACCACCCCGAGGTGCTGCACTCCACGCACGGCCAGCAGATCCTGGAGCACTTCCTCTACCGCGGCGCGGGCATCGAGCCGAACTGGACGACGCACAACGTCGTCGAGGAGCAGATCGCCCTCATCCGCGAGCAGGTCGGCACCAAGCGCGCGATCTGCGGTCTGTCCGGCGGCGTGGACTCCGCGGTCGCCGCGGCCCTCGTCCAGAAGGCCATCGGCTCCCAGCTGACCTGCGTGTACGTCGACCACGGCCTGATGCGCAAGGGCGAGACCGAGCAGGTCGAGAAGGACTTCGTGGCCGCCACCGGCGTCCAGCTGAAGGTCGTCGACGCGCAGGAGCGATTCCTCACCGCGCTGGCCGGGGTCTCCGACCCGGAGACCAAGCGGAAGATCATCGGCCGCGAGTTCATCCGCGTCTTCGAGCAGGCGCAGCTGGAGATCCTCCAGGAGGACGGCCCCGAGGTCGCCTTCCTCGTCCAGGGCACGCTGTACCCGGACGTCGTGGAGTCCGGCGGCGGCACCGGCACCGCGAACATCAAGTCGCACCACAACGTGGGCGGCCTGCCCGACGACATCGAGTTCGAGCTCGTCGAGCCGCTGCGCAAGCTGTTCAAGGACGAGGTCCGCATGGTCGGCCAGGAGCTCGGCCTGCCGGAGGAGATCGTCCAGCGCCAGCCGTTCCCCGGCCCCGGCCTGGGCATCCGTATCGTCGGCGAGGTCACCAAGGACCGCCTGGACCTGCTCCGCGAGGCCGACGCCATCGCCCGCGAGGAGCTGACGGCGGCCGGTCTGGACCGAGAGATCTGGCAGTGCCCGGTCGTGCTGCTCGCGGACGTCCGCAGCGTCGGCGTCCAGGGCGACGGCCGCACCTACGGCCACCCGATCGTGCTGCGCCCGGTCTCCTCCGAGGACGCCATGACGGCGGACTGGACGCGTATGCCGTACGACGTGCTGGCGAAGATCTCGACGCGCATCACCAACGAGGTCCCCGACGTCAACCGCGTCGTCCTCGACGTGACGAGCAAGCCGCCGGGCACGATCGAGTGGGAGTGA